The Plasmodium cynomolgi strain B DNA, chromosome 13, whole genome shotgun sequence DNA segment acaaaacaaaacaaaacaaaaacaaaacaaaacaaaaacgtGGTAACGTCTttgtttagttttttttacaatttctgCATATGGCAAAGTGCTATCAGACGGGGAATGCATATAGTTGTACCCTGTCCATACGTAACAGCGGGAAGGAATGAACAAAACTGTTCTGATGGATACGCAAGtatcgcaaaaaaaaaaaaggtgccccATGGATAATTCCCCCAAAGCGCGCAGACAGATACATAtgatgtgtgtgtatgcacgCTGTTCTGCCTCTCCCCCGACAGCACATTACCGTTGCTGCAAAATTGCCATAAACatagaaataattttacactACCTTTTTCGcaactgcaaaaaaaggaggctcATATCagcaaattttatatttcgcGAAAGTGTGCCATCACTATGAAATACTTTGACGAAGCTACAACataatgcgtttttttttttttttccctttttccttccacaGTCCTGATTTTACAATAAAACCTTTTCGTACTTCCACCGAAAGAGAAAGCATCTCCATAATGTGGAACGTCCTCCTGCGTAACTCTGAAATGATGAGTTCCtcgaataaaaataaaaaacgccttgccatttttcgattgttataaattttttcaaacgtGCTTACGTGCGAAAGGCACCCCACTGCGTAACGATGAACGCAGGAAATAGATCAAAGTGAAGGACCACAAAataggggaggaaaaaaagtccatTTTTATCTCCACATGTGAAGCATCGCAAGGCGCATTTGTTCCGGTTCCTAACGATTGAGAGATAAGTAGCAAGGGGACGATACTTTGCTTTTCCTGTTGCTTCTCCATttgcttctcttttttttttccacgtttttacaaaatgaataaaatagcaaaagtAAACAATTTCATTTGCAACAGTGTTCCTTTTCGAGATATGATTCTCTCAGCTATGAAGGTGAGGAGAAAGGTGCCTTCCCTAGACGAAAAATTGGGTCaaaacagaattttttttttatctaactTACATTGTGCAAATAAGAAGCACACGTTGGAAAACTGCACAttctcaatatttttaaatgacaaCATTTTAATTGGTAATAAAGCAGTGTTGAGTAAAGAAGCCTCACCTGAAGACACCTCCAAACAAACGCTGCTTTTTTGGAATAGAAGCCCAGGCGCTAGATACCCCAAAAAGGTATGCATCATTTTTGCCCCATTAGGCTCTCCCCAATTTTTGTTATGCTAAAGTTAAACATCTTTTGTACGATTTTTCACGCCCCCACGtttttataacttttttttttttctttacttttaCATACCGGCTTCTTCCCATCACGCCTCTTTTTCAAATGTCCCCGTTGGCAACCCACCGCCCCCTTCTACTTCTCTTAGGCGAACAATGGAGCCCGTCCAGACTGCCGTTCGGTAAGGAAAATTAGGAAGAGATTAAAAACGGGCAAGTAGACATTTCTATAAAAGAAACTCAGAGGTTTATGAGTGACGTAGCAACGCGAAATAGTTAGCTAGTGAGGCATCCCACCATTTGCAGCACCGAATTGGTATGTCATTTGGTGGAGTCATCCCAATTGTGATATAAATTCCcgcattttttaatgttgCTTGGGGAGGGGGTGCACGAACGTACGAATTGTTTACATACGCATGCACACCTGT contains these protein-coding regions:
- a CDS encoding hypothetical protein (putative), with product MNKIAKVNNFICNSVPFRDMILSAMKVRRKVPSLDEKLGQNRIFFLSNLHCANKKHTLENCTFSIFLNDNILIGNKAVLSKEASPEDTSKQTLLFWNRSPGARYPKKANNGARPDCRSVRKIRKRLKTGK